One Panicum virgatum strain AP13 chromosome 9K, P.virgatum_v5, whole genome shotgun sequence genomic region harbors:
- the LOC120652563 gene encoding putative lysozyme-like protein isoform X1, translating to MDGKLGVHHHSGISKPPVHHHHGGKRGAGRRGGGGGGGGSKQGIKVVYISSPVKLTASAEEFRAVVQELTGRDSNVADRDLAGAYYAGAPSSSSSSSSSSYASFGRVSPTGAGAAGGAARALSPTMATGASVGAGRAAEYGAAMAAPPPFQGMYDQTAGSLLYGLDYW from the coding sequence ATGGACGGCAAGCTTGGCGTGCACCACCACAGCGGCATCTCCAAGCCGCCGGtgcaccaccaccacggcgGCAAGAGGGGCgccgggaggcgcggcggcggcggcggcggaggggggagTAAGCAGGGGATCAAGGTGGTGTACATCTCCAGCCCCGTGAAGCTCACCGCCAGCGCCGAGGAGTTCCGTGCCGTCGTGCAGGAGCTCACCGGCCGCGACTCCAACGTCGCCGaccgcgacctcgccggcgcctACTACGCGggcgcgccgtcgtcgtcgtcctcctcctcctcctcgtcctacGCATCGTTCGGGCGCGTGTCCCCGACGGGGGCcggcgcggcaggcggcgcCGCACGCGCTCTGTCGCCGACGATGGCCACGGGGGCGAGCGTCGGCGCGGGACGGGCGGCCGAGTACGGCGCCGcgatggccgcgccgccgccgttccagGGCATGTACGATCAAACTGCCGGGAGCTTGCTTTACGGCCTGGACTACTGGTAG
- the LOC120652563 gene encoding putative lysozyme-like protein isoform X2, with translation MDGKLGVHHHSGISKPPVHHHHGGKRGAGRRGGGGGGGGSKQGIKVVYISSPVKLTASAEEFRAVVQELTGRDSNVADRDLAGAYYAGAPSSSSSSSSSSYASFGRVSPTGAGAAGGAARALSPTMATGASVGAGRAAEYGAAMAAPPPFQGMYDQTAGSLLYGLDYW, from the exons A TGGACGGCAAGCTTGGCGTGCACCACCACAGCGGCATCTCCAAGCCGCCGGtgcaccaccaccacggcgGCAAGAGGGGCgccgggaggcgcggcggcggcggcggcggaggggggagTAAGCAGGGGATCAAGGTGGTGTACATCTCCAGCCCCGTGAAGCTCACCGCCAGCGCCGAGGAGTTCCGTGCCGTCGTGCAGGAGCTCACCGGCCGCGACTCCAACGTCGCCGaccgcgacctcgccggcgcctACTACGCGggcgcgccgtcgtcgtcgtcctcctcctcctcctcgtcctacGCATCGTTCGGGCGCGTGTCCCCGACGGGGGCcggcgcggcaggcggcgcCGCACGCGCTCTGTCGCCGACGATGGCCACGGGGGCGAGCGTCGGCGCGGGACGGGCGGCCGAGTACGGCGCCGcgatggccgcgccgccgccgttccagGGCATGTACGATCAAACTGCCGGGAGCTTGCTTTACGGCCTGGACTACTGGTAG